In Deltaproteobacteria bacterium, a single genomic region encodes these proteins:
- a CDS encoding DUF4160 domain-containing protein, which translates to MPEISRFFGIVIQMHTRDHGPPHFHAIYGSHEIDFYIRTGRVVGDFPSRALRLVREWANLHGDELIANWDAARQRLPLARIEPLE; encoded by the coding sequence GTGCCCGAGATCAGCAGGTTCTTTGGGATCGTGATTCAGATGCACACCCGCGATCATGGACCGCCGCACTTCCATGCGATCTACGGCAGCCATGAGATCGACTTCTACATCCGAACGGGCCGCGTGGTCGGGGACTTTCCATCCCGCGCGCTCAGGCTCGTCCGCGAGTGGGCCAACCTTCACGGCGACGAGCTGATCGCCAACTGGGACGCTGCCCGGCAGAGGCTCCCGCTCGCGCGAATCGAGCCGCTCGAATGA
- a CDS encoding RNHCP domain-containing protein: protein MGRTFRHDPDEPHAREPRRESESDTFRCQHCRAEIPRAAFGTEHRNHCPLCLWSVHVDERPGDRRAACRGGMEPIAVWVRDSEEWALVHRCGTCHVVRVNRIAGDDNEYALLTLAARPMALPPFPVTRLRK, encoded by the coding sequence ATGGGACGCACATTCCGGCACGACCCGGACGAGCCGCACGCGCGCGAGCCGCGGCGCGAGTCCGAGAGCGACACATTCCGGTGTCAGCACTGCCGCGCGGAGATTCCGCGCGCGGCGTTCGGCACCGAGCACCGCAATCACTGCCCGCTCTGCCTGTGGAGCGTGCACGTCGACGAGCGCCCGGGCGACCGGCGCGCGGCGTGCCGCGGCGGCATGGAGCCGATCGCGGTGTGGGTGCGCGACTCGGAGGAGTGGGCGCTCGTGCACCGCTGCGGCACCTGCCACGTCGTGCGCGTGAACCGCATCGCGGGCGACGACAACGAGTACGCGCTGCTGACGCTCGCGGCGCGCCCGATGGCGCTGCCGCCGTTTCCGGTGACGCGGCTTCGCAAGTGA
- a CDS encoding MaoC family dehydratase N-terminal domain-containing protein, giving the protein MPINPAEALAAKFPSAETSYEVDDVILYHLGIGAGVPQTDANELEYTYEKNLKVLPSFGVIPTFGAMGGSLFNTPGLKFNPAMLLHGEQDIEIHRPLPTSAKLVNESRIAALYDKGKAALVVFEVKTSEKGGAPLFTNRFSLFLRGEGGFGGDSGPKVGNDAPQRAPDLVVESKTLPQQALLYRLSGDKNPLHADPGFAKMGGFDVPILHGLCSFGIVCKAAVDKALGGDVTKVARYQARFAGVFFPGETMVTSIWKEGARLLVSSISKERGTPVVSNAAVELRG; this is encoded by the coding sequence ATGCCCATCAACCCCGCAGAAGCCCTGGCCGCGAAGTTTCCGTCCGCCGAGACGAGCTACGAGGTGGACGACGTGATCCTCTACCACCTCGGCATCGGCGCGGGCGTGCCGCAGACCGACGCGAACGAGCTCGAGTACACGTACGAGAAGAACCTGAAGGTGCTGCCGAGCTTCGGCGTGATCCCGACCTTCGGCGCGATGGGCGGCTCGCTCTTCAACACGCCGGGGCTCAAGTTCAACCCCGCGATGCTGCTGCACGGCGAGCAGGACATCGAGATTCACCGGCCGCTGCCCACGAGCGCGAAGCTCGTGAACGAGTCGCGCATCGCGGCGCTCTACGACAAGGGCAAGGCCGCGCTCGTCGTGTTCGAGGTGAAGACGAGCGAGAAGGGTGGCGCTCCGCTGTTCACGAATCGCTTCTCGCTCTTCCTGCGCGGCGAAGGCGGCTTCGGCGGCGACAGCGGCCCGAAGGTCGGCAACGACGCGCCGCAGCGCGCGCCCGATCTCGTGGTGGAATCGAAGACGCTGCCGCAGCAGGCGCTGCTCTATCGCCTCAGCGGCGACAAGAACCCGCTCCACGCGGATCCCGGCTTCGCGAAGATGGGCGGCTTCGACGTGCCGATCCTGCACGGCCTGTGCTCGTTCGGGATCGTGTGCAAAGCCGCCGTCGACAAGGCCCTCGGCGGAGACGTCACGAAGGTGGCGCGGTATCAGGCGCGCTTCGCGGGCGTGTTCTTCCCCGGCGAAACGATGGTCACGTCGATCTGGAAGGAAGGGGCGAGGTTGCTCGTGAGCAGCATCTCGAAGGAGCGCGGCACGCCCGTGGTGAGCAACGCTGCTGTCGAGCTTCGGGGCTGA
- a CDS encoding SDR family oxidoreductase, which translates to MSILDRFSVAGQVAVVTGGGRGIGEGIALGLAEAGADVVLAARRTKEVEAVAEKVRKLGRRALAVTTDVMKIEQVEALAKTAFERMGRLDIWVSNAGGADDRVPRTFLDMPERQWDFQLNLNLKAVWTGAQAAARIMKDHGGGKIINISSSAAGAAAPFNGPYAVAKSGVNNLTQTLAVEMAPLGIRVNGVSPGPIPTEVFLEFTKIKPEEIPQLGKRLNIPLGRVGTPEDIAPAVVYLASDASSWMTGQTIVVRGGP; encoded by the coding sequence ATGAGCATTCTCGATCGATTCTCTGTCGCGGGGCAGGTGGCTGTCGTTACGGGTGGTGGGCGCGGCATCGGTGAGGGGATTGCGCTCGGGCTCGCGGAGGCGGGCGCGGATGTCGTGCTCGCGGCGCGGCGCACCAAGGAGGTGGAGGCGGTCGCGGAGAAGGTGCGGAAGCTCGGGCGGCGCGCGCTGGCGGTGACGACGGACGTGATGAAGATCGAGCAGGTCGAGGCGCTCGCGAAGACTGCCTTCGAGCGCATGGGCCGGCTCGACATCTGGGTGAGCAACGCCGGTGGCGCCGACGACCGCGTGCCGCGCACGTTCCTCGATATGCCCGAACGCCAGTGGGACTTCCAGCTCAACCTGAATCTCAAGGCGGTGTGGACCGGCGCGCAGGCGGCGGCGCGCATCATGAAGGACCACGGCGGCGGCAAGATCATCAACATCTCGTCCTCCGCGGCCGGCGCGGCGGCGCCGTTCAACGGCCCGTACGCCGTCGCGAAGAGCGGCGTGAACAACCTCACGCAGACCCTCGCCGTCGAGATGGCGCCGCTCGGCATTCGCGTGAACGGCGTCTCGCCGGGACCGATTCCGACAGAGGTGTTCCTCGAGTTCACGAAGATCAAGCCCGAGGAGATTCCGCAGCTCGGCAAGCGCCTGAACATCCCGCTCGGGCGCGTGGGAACGCCGGAGGACATCGCGCCGGCGGTCGTCTACCTCGCTTCGGATGCATCGTCTTGGATGACGGGGCAGACGATCGTGGTGCGCGGCGGGCCCTAA
- a CDS encoding SDR family oxidoreductase has translation MSQISFAGRVAVITGAGGGLGRTYALEIARRGGRVVVNDLGGKPDGSGASTSMADQVVKEIAEAGGQAVANYDSVSTPEGGRAIVQTALDHFGRVDIVINNAGILRDKTFAKLTPEELEIVLDVHLKGAFYVTQPAFPVMKQNGYGRILFTASAAGVLGNFGQTNYGAAKMGLVGLSNVLAIEGAKNGIQCNVITPIANTRLTQDLLGPIAAKLAPECVTPLALYLVSEQCTLTHEIFTVGGGRYARFFIGMNEGWVKPGGAPASIEEIAGHIDEIRDTTKFTIPSGVGDELRVTAKLFKS, from the coding sequence ATGTCGCAGATCAGCTTCGCCGGCCGCGTGGCCGTCATCACCGGCGCCGGGGGTGGGCTCGGCCGCACGTACGCGCTCGAGATCGCGCGGCGCGGCGGGCGCGTCGTCGTGAACGACCTCGGCGGCAAGCCCGATGGCTCCGGGGCGAGCACGAGCATGGCCGACCAGGTCGTGAAGGAGATCGCCGAAGCCGGCGGGCAGGCCGTCGCGAACTACGACTCCGTGTCCACGCCCGAAGGCGGCAGGGCGATCGTGCAGACCGCGCTCGACCACTTCGGGCGTGTCGACATCGTGATCAACAACGCGGGCATCCTGCGCGACAAGACCTTCGCGAAGCTCACGCCGGAAGAGCTCGAGATCGTGCTCGACGTGCACCTGAAGGGCGCGTTCTACGTCACGCAGCCCGCGTTCCCGGTGATGAAGCAGAACGGCTACGGGCGCATCCTCTTCACCGCGTCGGCGGCGGGCGTGCTCGGCAACTTCGGGCAGACCAATTATGGCGCCGCGAAGATGGGCCTCGTCGGCCTCTCGAACGTGCTCGCGATCGAGGGCGCCAAGAACGGCATCCAGTGCAACGTGATCACGCCGATCGCGAACACGCGGCTCACGCAGGACCTGTTAGGCCCGATCGCCGCGAAGCTCGCGCCCGAGTGCGTCACGCCGCTCGCGCTCTACCTCGTCTCGGAGCAGTGCACGCTCACGCACGAGATCTTCACGGTGGGCGGCGGCCGCTACGCGCGCTTCTTCATCGGCATGAACGAGGGCTGGGTGAAGCCCGGCGGCGCGCCGGCGTCGATCGAGGAGATCGCGGGCCACATCGACGAGATCCGCGACACCACGAAGTTCACGATCCCGAGCGGCGTCGGCGACGAGCTGCGCGTGACCGCGAAGCTGTTCAAGTCATAG
- the speB gene encoding agmatinase: MTNPDPAPARVALLGFRYDAQSSFLRWAADAPPVIRAALQSDSSNLWTELGLDLAEPGLWSDHGDIAVPESDAWQAVIEAAIAGVLARGAKPLSLGGDHSITLPIVRAVAPRAQPLTILHFDAHPDLYDHYEGNRFSHACPFARIMEAGLATRLVQVGVRSLHAHQREQAARFGVELIEMRHWARTAALRFDTPVYVSFDVDGLDPAFAPGVSHPEGGGFTTRQALDVLHALAGNPRAPIVGADLVELNPHRDVGGITAATCAKLVKELIGLMSAIE; the protein is encoded by the coding sequence GTGACGAACCCCGACCCCGCACCCGCGCGCGTCGCGCTGCTCGGCTTTCGCTACGACGCGCAGTCCTCGTTCCTGCGCTGGGCGGCGGATGCTCCGCCGGTGATTCGCGCAGCGCTGCAAAGCGATTCCTCGAACCTCTGGACCGAGCTCGGCCTCGACCTCGCCGAGCCGGGCCTGTGGTCGGATCACGGGGACATCGCCGTGCCCGAGAGCGATGCGTGGCAAGCCGTGATCGAGGCCGCGATCGCCGGCGTGCTCGCCCGCGGCGCGAAGCCGCTCTCGCTCGGCGGCGATCACTCGATCACCCTGCCGATCGTTCGCGCCGTCGCGCCGCGCGCGCAGCCGCTCACGATCCTCCACTTCGACGCGCACCCGGACCTCTACGACCACTACGAAGGCAACCGCTTCTCGCACGCGTGTCCGTTCGCGCGAATCATGGAAGCCGGGCTCGCGACGCGACTCGTGCAGGTGGGCGTGCGCTCGCTCCACGCGCACCAGCGCGAGCAGGCCGCGCGCTTCGGCGTCGAGCTCATCGAAATGCGCCACTGGGCGCGCACCGCGGCGCTGCGCTTCGACACGCCCGTCTACGTCTCGTTCGACGTCGACGGGCTCGATCCCGCGTTCGCGCCCGGCGTCTCGCACCCCGAAGGCGGCGGCTTCACGACGCGACAGGCACTCGACGTGCTGCACGCGCTGGCGGGGAATCCGCGCGCGCCGATCGTTGGCGCCGACCTCGTCGAGCTCAACCCGCATCGCGACGTGGGCGGGATCACGGCCGCAACCTGCGCGAAGCTGGTGAAGGAGTTGATCGGCCTGATGAGCGCGATTGAGTGA
- a CDS encoding NAD(P)(+) transhydrogenase (Re/Si-specific) subunit beta produces the protein MSEIVTHLSYLAAAMLFIFSLRWLNRPNTARRGVLAGVVGMGLAIFGTLLDPHVEHYLWIGLAALAGIAVGVPLSRVPLTAVPQRTAISHAFGGLAAGLVGTAKYLIWLEEGTLTSFRTGAIVVEVLLGFLTFTGSLMAAGKLQEVIPTRPITYRGQNAVNFVLLGIAILAGLALIADPTKSYLFPVVITLSLLFGVLLIIPIGGADMPTVISLLNSYAGLAAVAMGFVLENQLLIIAGALDGASGFILSVIMCKAMNRSFTNVLFGAFGQVQVASGQVEERVMKGASAHDAADYLANAQRVVIVPGYGMAVAQAQHRVREVYDSLTKRGIDVKFAIHPVAGRMPGHMNVLLAEADIPYEALLEMDEINPDMPQCDVCVIVGANDVVNPAARSDKSSPIFGMPIIDADKSRVVIAIKRSKNPGFAGIDNALFYADNTIMVFGDAKGVIAEIATALKEDDTAAAA, from the coding sequence GTGAGCGAGATCGTCACGCACCTCTCCTATCTCGCGGCGGCGATGCTCTTCATCTTCTCGCTGCGCTGGCTGAATCGCCCCAACACCGCGCGCCGCGGCGTGCTCGCGGGCGTCGTCGGCATGGGCCTCGCGATCTTCGGCACGCTGCTCGACCCACACGTCGAGCACTACCTGTGGATCGGCCTCGCCGCGCTCGCGGGCATCGCCGTCGGCGTGCCGCTCTCGCGCGTGCCGCTGACTGCGGTGCCGCAGCGAACGGCGATCTCGCACGCGTTCGGCGGACTCGCCGCGGGCCTCGTCGGCACCGCGAAGTACCTGATCTGGCTCGAAGAAGGCACGCTCACCTCGTTCCGAACCGGCGCGATCGTGGTGGAGGTGCTGCTCGGCTTCCTGACCTTCACCGGCTCGCTGATGGCGGCGGGCAAGCTTCAGGAAGTGATCCCGACGCGGCCGATCACCTACCGCGGCCAGAACGCGGTGAACTTCGTGTTGTTGGGGATTGCGATCCTCGCCGGCCTCGCGCTGATCGCCGACCCGACCAAGTCCTACCTGTTCCCCGTCGTGATCACGCTGAGCCTCTTGTTCGGCGTGCTGCTGATCATCCCGATCGGCGGCGCCGACATGCCCACCGTGATCTCGCTGCTGAACTCGTACGCCGGCCTCGCCGCGGTCGCGATGGGCTTCGTGCTCGAGAATCAGCTGCTGATCATCGCGGGCGCGCTCGACGGCGCGTCGGGCTTCATCCTGAGCGTGATCATGTGCAAGGCGATGAACCGCTCCTTCACCAACGTGCTGTTCGGCGCGTTCGGACAGGTGCAGGTGGCGAGCGGCCAGGTCGAGGAGCGCGTGATGAAGGGCGCGAGCGCGCACGACGCCGCGGACTACCTCGCCAACGCGCAGCGCGTCGTGATCGTGCCCGGCTACGGCATGGCCGTCGCGCAGGCGCAGCACCGCGTGCGCGAGGTGTACGACTCGCTCACGAAGCGCGGCATCGACGTGAAGTTCGCCATCCACCCCGTCGCGGGGCGCATGCCCGGCCACATGAACGTGCTGCTCGCCGAGGCCGACATTCCGTACGAGGCGCTGCTCGAGATGGACGAGATCAATCCCGACATGCCGCAGTGCGACGTGTGCGTGATCGTGGGCGCGAACGACGTGGTGAACCCCGCGGCGCGCAGCGACAAGTCGTCGCCGATCTTCGGCATGCCGATCATCGACGCCGACAAGTCGCGCGTCGTGATCGCGATCAAGCGCTCGAAGAATCCCGGCTTCGCAGGCATCGACAACGCGCTCTTCTACGCCGACAACACGATCATGGTGTTCGGCGACGCGAAGGGCGTGATCGCCGAGATCGCGACGGCGCTGAAGGAAGACGACACCGCGGCGGCGGCCTGA
- a CDS encoding DUF2442 domain-containing protein, whose amino-acid sequence MSTKKTRRDYSPVVAARPLGAHRVWLQFADGLTGELDLRSELWGAIFEPLVDPAYFARLFVDRTLCWPNGADFSPEYLWDRVRFETFGIKPARKYADGFPTSSPPLVRRPHTVRARKPATAPAKKRTSRRRA is encoded by the coding sequence ATGAGTACGAAAAAGACGCGTCGCGACTACTCGCCCGTCGTCGCTGCGAGGCCGCTCGGCGCGCACCGCGTCTGGTTGCAGTTCGCGGACGGGCTCACGGGCGAACTGGACCTTCGATCCGAGCTGTGGGGAGCGATCTTCGAGCCACTCGTAGACCCCGCATACTTCGCGAGGCTCTTCGTCGATCGGACTTTGTGCTGGCCGAACGGCGCTGACTTCTCGCCGGAGTACCTCTGGGACCGGGTGCGGTTCGAGACCTTCGGAATCAAGCCGGCTCGCAAGTACGCGGATGGCTTCCCCACCTCATCGCCGCCGCTCGTTCGTCGCCCGCACACGGTTCGTGCGAGAAAGCCTGCGACGGCTCCCGCCAAGAAGCGCACGTCCCGTCGCCGCGCGTAG
- a CDS encoding NAD(P) transhydrogenase subunit alpha, whose amino-acid sequence MLFALMLATFVGFSVIQNVSRLLHTPLMSLTNAISAIAVVGSILIAGEQKDTLTTVLGAIAVFASITNIVSGFLITDRMLKMFKEKGPKS is encoded by the coding sequence ATGCTGTTCGCGCTGATGCTGGCGACCTTCGTCGGCTTCAGCGTGATCCAGAACGTCTCGCGGCTGCTGCACACGCCGCTGATGTCGCTCACGAACGCGATCTCCGCGATCGCGGTGGTCGGCTCGATCCTGATCGCGGGCGAGCAGAAGGACACGCTGACGACGGTGCTCGGCGCCATCGCGGTGTTCGCCTCGATCACGAACATCGTCAGCGGCTTCCTGATCACGGACCGCATGCTGAAGATGTTCAAGGAGAAGGGGCCGAAGTCGTGA
- a CDS encoding LLM class F420-dependent oxidoreductase translates to MKFGLAFAASMGVEGPAALEICRRAEAAGFESVWGGEHVVLPTRMTSKYPYTADGKIPAEPDTPIPDPLIWLAFAAAAAQKLRLGTCILIVPQRNPVVLAKELATLDRLSGGRVELGLGVGWLREEFEALGVPWERRGERNDEYIAAMRALWAGPHAEFHGKFVDFPPVTCSPRPVQRSIPILVGGDTDAAIARAVRIADGYFPGEGDATRLAALIARLREAEKRAGGEPGRIQINAMFGAQMADPVAGAHQLAELGVARAMLPAFFFAGPGGLDRLSEFGERVIRRVG, encoded by the coding sequence ATGAAGTTCGGACTCGCGTTCGCGGCGAGCATGGGCGTCGAAGGCCCGGCGGCGCTGGAGATCTGCCGGCGCGCGGAGGCTGCCGGCTTCGAGTCGGTGTGGGGCGGCGAGCACGTCGTGCTGCCCACGCGCATGACGTCGAAGTATCCGTATACCGCCGACGGCAAAATTCCCGCGGAGCCCGACACGCCGATTCCGGATCCGCTGATCTGGCTCGCGTTCGCCGCCGCCGCGGCGCAGAAGCTGCGCCTCGGCACGTGCATCCTGATCGTCCCGCAGCGCAATCCGGTCGTGCTCGCGAAGGAGCTCGCCACGCTCGATCGCCTCTCGGGCGGACGCGTCGAGCTCGGACTCGGCGTGGGCTGGCTGCGCGAAGAGTTCGAGGCGCTCGGCGTGCCCTGGGAACGCCGCGGCGAGCGCAACGACGAGTACATCGCCGCGATGCGCGCGCTGTGGGCCGGACCGCACGCCGAGTTCCACGGCAAGTTCGTCGACTTCCCGCCGGTCACGTGCAGCCCGCGCCCCGTGCAGCGCTCGATCCCGATCCTCGTCGGCGGCGACACGGACGCCGCGATCGCGCGCGCAGTGCGCATCGCCGACGGCTACTTCCCGGGCGAAGGCGACGCCACGCGCCTCGCCGCGTTGATCGCACGGCTGCGCGAGGCCGAGAAGCGCGCCGGCGGGGAGCCCGGCCGCATCCAGATCAACGCCATGTTCGGCGCGCAGATGGCGGACCCCGTCGCGGGAGCGCACCAGCTTGCGGAGCTCGGCGTCGCGCGCGCGATGCTGCCTGCGTTCTTCTTCGCGGGGCCGGGCGGCCTCGATCGCCTCAGCGAGTTCGGCGAACGCGTGATTCGCCGCGTCGGCTAG
- a CDS encoding nuclear transport factor 2 family protein, which produces MSSTDAASERRKIESLYAEYRRAVEGSSIPGYLRVLHPDVRLMPPGAPAIDTAKRYGEFLEGVFGPATYRIEIHSAPEVTVLGDVAVAEYDYTIHLTQKNPGVGVTEPGALTEAATRSRYLDVLRRDAAGEWRIWRHSWQPLGS; this is translated from the coding sequence ATGAGCAGCACGGATGCCGCGAGCGAGCGCCGCAAGATCGAGTCCCTCTACGCCGAGTACCGCCGCGCCGTCGAGGGCAGCAGCATCCCGGGCTACCTGCGCGTGCTGCATCCCGACGTGCGGCTGATGCCGCCGGGCGCGCCCGCGATCGACACCGCGAAGCGCTACGGCGAGTTTCTCGAGGGCGTGTTCGGCCCGGCGACGTATCGCATCGAGATTCACAGCGCGCCGGAAGTCACGGTGCTCGGCGACGTCGCGGTCGCCGAGTACGACTACACGATCCACCTCACGCAGAAGAACCCCGGGGTCGGCGTGACGGAGCCCGGCGCGCTGACCGAGGCCGCCACGAGATCGCGCTACCTCGACGTGCTGCGCCGCGACGCCGCCGGCGAGTGGCGCATCTGGCGCCACTCGTGGCAGCCGCTCGGAAGCTGA